The genomic interval ACACTTCGGAAATCCTTCAAAAATAACAGCAGCCTACCTGGACAAAATCATGGTTTGGCCAAACATGAAGTCTGAGGATGTGAAAAATCTCCAAGCTTATGCACTCTACTTGCGAGAATGCTCCAATGCGATGGAAGAGCTGCAGTACTTGGATGAGCTCAATATGCCAGCTAGCATGAAGATGCTCATACAAAAGCTTCCTTACAAATTAAGGGACCAGTGGAGAGGAAAAGCAGCTGACATTGTTGACCAACAAAAGCCACGTGCTTGTTTCATAGACATTGTGAAATTTATTGAACAGCAGGTCAGAATTGCTTCAGATCCTGTCTTTGGCGACATTCAGGACATTCCTCGGAATAAAACAATAACCAAACCCAAGCCTATACATCAAAGCAAATCACAGTTCAGAAGAAGCAGTTTCACAGCTCAGGTGGCAGTTGCCACTGAACCTAAATCAGATCCACACCTGAATAAGCTTGTGAACAGAGGCGTATACTTCTCCAAGACAAACTGTTTCCCTGTCTTTATTGTAAAAGTGAACATGCACTGTCCAATACTGGGAAAGAAGGCGCACAGGGAAAAGCTtaactttttaaaagaaaaaggcCTGTGTTTTGGTTGCCTGTGCACAGGGCACCTGAGCAAGAGTTGCGACAGGCGCATCACTCGCTCTTACTGCAACAAGACACATCCCGAAGTGCTACATATTGACAGGAGGCATCTGGAAAGTGGAGGAAATAGCCATCTGCCAAAGATAGAagttcagggccggcccgtggcataggccgtataggcaaatgctaagggcgccgtccatcagggggcgccacgccagtgccacaaatgttggagaaaaaaaaaaataaaataaaagttggtactattatttctaaatacaaaaaataatcccacgttaattaaaatgcaaagtaaagcctatttaatagaaatattatttgttacaacattactcccccccccacccaccccccccaccccccgccaccccattcccccgcacggtgcaccccctcccttcccgtaccatgactctttttggacgtcaccacatcaaaaaatcaacacaagatgtcaaaacggccaaaactgtcaggtgcccagtgaagaaaaaatagaaaagaagaggaggagaaacgagaaaaagacagaggtagcaggtaggtaacgttagcctacatgaaatgatgtgtctgttacagaatgtgatagcaacctggctttttagtattaagctaatgttacatgattcggcaattgctaatcaataaatagctagttctgttttaacgtcgggttaatattgtggagggggctaaattgttatggaaaataataatgtaacgttaggtaattacagtactcccaccttacattcctcagggacatttgtattagatcttttaagcaggtgtttcttgtttacattgttattgccttctggttagctaatgttttccctgcaggtaatagtcacttttccacccctttatatattaggtatagttgtaagcctagttgttaaagtgcacatcattaatgttaattaagcaacatcacatgagagggaatgctgttttttaatttgagcactgctgtgattcggttaaagataatcataacataacattctcatataatatgttaatttgctttctttaagtaaaaaaaaaggtcaaagacaaagctattcggtttcttgtgagtatatacacttcactgcctagGGTGCCAGactggttagggccaggcctggataGAAGCAAAGATTTGCACTACATCATCAACTTGTGGCCATACAGGGGCTGGCAACTATGGGATTTTACCTATCCTGCCTGTTCAAGTGAAGTGCTCAAAGGGCAGCAAGATAGTCCAGACATATGTTTTCCTAGATCCAGGAAGCACAGGGACCTTCTGTTCTGAACAGctactgaacaggctgaatacagAAGGCCGAAGAACAAGAGTCCACTTGCGCACCATGGGGCACAGTAAGGCGGTCCCTAGCAGCGTTGTAAATGGCCTGAAAATCTCTAATCTTACTGGCAGTAAGTTTTTTGAGTTTCCTGATGTGTTCACTCAAAGGCAGATGCCTGCGGGTACTAACAATCTGATCAGTGAAGCAGAGCTGGATAAGTGGCCTTACCTCAAAGGCATCAAAATCCCTCAACTAACTGCCAACGTGGACCTCTTGATTGGTACCAACGCCTCCAAGTTAATGGAACCATGGGAGGTGATTAACAGCCACGGAGACGGACCCTATGCTGTCAGAACCCTACTGGGGTGGGTAATTAATGGGCCAATACAAGGCAACAACCAGCATAATGGGAGCCCCACAGTTACTGTTAACCGCACAATCGTTAACAGGTTGGAGGAACCGCTTATCAACTAGAGCATTGGCGGAACACATTCAGCCCAAACGTCCTATGAGTGGGCTCAAAGCTTCCGCATTGAAAAAGAGGAGCAAGAAAAACTTTGCAGTTTGGAAAAGGAGAGGCAGGAGAGAACATGCTTTGGCCAAAAAGCAGGAAGAGCGAGAGCAAGCTCTGGCCAGAGAGAGAGAGCTCTAGAGCTGGAAAGACAAAGAGCCTTGGAGCAAGCACTTCTCCAGCAGCAACACGAGGAGAAGGAAAAGAGAGAAATGGAAAAGGCAAGACTCAAAGTTTTGGAATCCGAAAGAAAAAAGGACATGTACTCAAAGAGAAGATGGAGGCAGAGTCTATATCGCTGACCTTTTTGGAAAAGGTGGATTCGCGAGTATTTACCGTTGCTACAAGAGCGACAAAAGTGGACAAATGAAAAAAAGATGTTTCACGCCAGTAGATATCGTTGCAGTAGTGGATGCTTCAACACCAAGAGGAAGTTGGATCCTTGGAAGAATACTGGAAACCTTTCCTGATAGGAAAGGCCTTGTACGCTCAGTTAGTCTGCAAACCAAAACGAGCATAATAGAAAGACCCGTAACAAAGATGTGCCTTCTATGTGAAAGGTATGGAGTAAAATAACTGCATTATTGCAAAAGGGAACATGAAAACCAAAGAAAAAGGGTTTTGTTTTGGTATTATGGCTCtattttgatgtatttatttttaattcaattgCTCTGTTCGTCACGCCAGTAGCAATTAGGGGCTGGTGTGTTAGAGCCATTTACTCTTTCTGTCCGTCAAATTCATGACGTCCCTAAAGGGGTTGGCTCAAGGCCAAGTGCCAGTCTACTTAGGGAGGGGCTGGGATCTTGCTCGGGTGTTGCTGAGTGGAGGCGCAACAGTTTTTAACTGTGTCAGGCTATGATTTGTTTGCTCCTGTTTATTTTCCGTTTTTGTTACAAAGTGAGTTTGATTTACGTGACTGtatgttaataaatatttttgttAAACATGGACACAATTCTGGACATCAATTATTAGCCAGCTGCACACGTCTGAACTAGCTTCATTTATATTCGGCAACCAGTAGCAGTAACAGTTTAGGACTTTACCGCTACAATTATGTTTAGCTATTGCATCAAATCAAATGATGTACCAAGTATATCCAATACATGCACAATTGTGTTGGAAACTTATTATAccaactacaaaccctgtttccatatgagtagggaaattgtgttagatgtaaatataaacggaatacaatgatttgcaaatccttttcaacccatattcaattgaatgcactacaaagataagatatttgatgttcaaactcataaactttttttttttttgcaaataataattaactgagaatttcatggctgcaacacgtgacaaagtagttgggaaagggcatgttcaccactgtggtacatcactttttcttttaacaacactcaataaacgattgggaactgaggaaactaattgttgaagctttgaaagtggaattctttcccattcttgttttatgtagagcttcagtcgttcaacagtccggggtctccgctgtcgtattttacgcttcataatgagccacacattttcgatgggagacaggtctggactgcaggcgggccaggaaagtacacgcactctttttttacgaagccatttCTGTGATTCCAAACACAAATTGAACCAGGAAGATGCTCAAACCAAATGTTCCAACACTGAGAGAAATACAAAAAGAGCCTAAGTATGTCAAAGACCTAggtgagaaaaaataaataaatgagaggacataaaattaaataactaaatgttttacacaccagaaaaaacacacaattattAAGTAAATCAGCAGCTTTCTTGTGGTTAAAAGCATTTTCATGGCTCCACTTTCAACTTCTTTTCCCTCATGTTCCTCTAGCTGCGTAGTTCAAGAGAAGAACAAACGATTAAAGACTAGAATAAATAATTTAGTGGATTGTGTATCAAAGCATACCACGCAGTCCAAAGTACTCTCTGGGACTTCCTGTTTATTTATTGAGGccatggggattttttttttttataatccacAAATGTAAGTTTGTAAAACAATTCAGCCATTTTCTCTCACATGTTTTTATTGCATAAATGTCTgagtacatacatataaaacaatcatattacaagAGAGTAATACAGATGATTAGGATTACAGAAAACCAACAAAAGATTCATAaagttaaacatttttaaaattgtataaaagacaactgttcaaatgatgtataaagtaaataataatatgcttcctgaagtggtccagaagatgtttcagatgtgaaccagtaaatatgtatatcatataaaggtgcTAATCTATGGGATGATTAACAATTAGAAATAATAtgtaatacttcaatatttcaaacACCTATAgaaaacactattatgaataagtcAAAAATTgtattatgaatatatatacacataaaatgtttattgtatgtaaaatatatcttgtactgtttactctcaccttttcagtcaaattgttctgttcaatgtttaataaaagtacacaatgttgcaTATTAATGCATGTACTTGTCTGAAAAAAGCACCAATATAAAatatctaatctataaatgtagaagcatattaaaaagattgttacacaaacaacaatgtcacacatgttatatgtgctgatgttagaAAGTCCAAAttaaagtcttgacagtttatttctAATCCTGaagtttcatttgctgctgctgttctcaccagcacacttgtgtttcttacactggtacttagaagacaatctttcaccacacacactgcaactcaacactttctctcctgggtGTGTCCTCATGTGTCTTACAAGGTTTGATTGGTTACAAAAGCTTCTGTTGCAGATTGAACATGTGAAaggtttctcaccagtgtgtgttctcatgtgcactttcaaatatttacttagaacaaaacctttaccacagattgaacaagggaaaggtttttcaccagtgtgtgttgtcatgtgtactttcaatttgtgactttgtacaaaacctttttcacagattgaacaagaaaaaggtttttcaccagtgtgtgttctcatgtgtactttcaaattgtgactttgtacaaaacctttttcacagattgaacaagaaaaaggtttttcaccagtgtgtgttctcatgtgtactttcaatctGCGAatttctacaaaacctttactacagattgaacagataaaaggtttttcaccagtgtgtgttctcatgtgtactttcaaattgtgactttctacaaaacctttaccacaaatTGAACAGGAGAaatgtttttcaccagtgtgtgttttcatgtgcactttcaaatatttacttagaacaaaacctttaccacagattgaacaagaaaaaggtttttcaccagtgtgtgttctcatgtgtactttcaatttgcaactttctacaaaacctttactgcagattgaacagataaaaggtttttcaccagtgtgtgttctcatgtgtactttcaaattgtgactttctccaaaacctttaccacagattgaacaggagaacggtttttcaccagtgtgtgttctcatgtgtactttcatatATTTACTTagaacaaaacctttaccacagattgaacaagaaaaaggtttttcaccagtgtgtgttgtcatgtgtactttcaatgtGCAACTTTCTACAAAACTTTTActgcagattgaacagataaaaggtttttcaccagtgtgtcttctcatgtgcacttttaatttaaaactttctacaaaacctttatcacagattgaacaggaaaaaggtttttcaccagtgtgtcttctcatgtgcactttcaaatactTACTTAgaacaaaacctttactacagattgaacaaataaatattttttctcctgtgtgtgttgttCTGTGTATTTTCAAACATGACctttgtgcaaaacctttaccacagattgaacaagaaaaaggtttttcaccagtgtgtattctcatgtgtactttcaatttGGGACTTTGTACGaatcctttaccacagattgaacagataaaaggtttttcaccagtgtgtattctcatgtgtactttcaaattatgactttctacaaaacctttactacagattgaacaggtaaaaggtttttctccagtgtgagtactcatgtgtcttttcagatcactatggtatttaaaggttttgtcacagtgagaacatttgaagtgagtgttgtcagtgtgacatgtcttatcatctttagagtcttcatcatcagtgtcaggagagtgtgacgttgtgtcctcactatctgatagtggagctaagagcttgtctgcttgtgatcctccacagtggtctccatcagcttctgttgtcatgtgttgtgttgagctgctgcttggaggctccgcctctctcttctcctcactttcacctttgacctcatcatcttcactcttcacagggacaccagtcactgggaactccaccaGTCCTTCAAGATGATCTCCCTCCTGAGTAACGCTGTGTTCCGCCTCTTCCTCTTTTAGGTGGGGCGTCAGTGAgtcttcctcttcctttttacagggaagggtctgtgtcaaagaggaaaaggagaCACCAGAGGGTCTGTGGCACCTGGTCTTCCTCTTTGATGGATCCTCCTTCACCATCCTGGAGCTACACTCATGTTTTTCAGGCAGAAGTTGTTCTTCACAGACttctgcaggacacaaaatgacaaacatgcttgagaaatgtccagatttgctcagtcacatgaggcATTCAGTAAGTTTACATGTACTTCAATTAACAAGTTATTATATGAATTggcctgaaaacaaacacactgctctttacaacattattcacaggaaaagaaGACCACTTTTTACGAGTGGGCAATATggtctaaaatctatattgccatAAATTCCCttctgcctgagtgcagctgggataggctccagcgccccctgtgaTTTTAATGTCAGTTACTGCTGTATAAACTTGGAAAAAAGATTAGGTCGTTTACATTGTAAATCTGTATTCTGTATGGTTGTCTCTGCTATGACGCCATCTTGTGGTCGAGTTCTCTCACTGCGAGTGCTGTGGGTTGAAAGTGTATTTCCTTTTGCTTCGTGCCTTGAACCCGAAGTATGGTTTCTTCGTTTATCTCGCCAAGCAACGTTTTAAGTGTAACCGGGGATTTCCGGTGTGGAACGACGGCGGCATGGCGACAGACTCGTTCCGTTTTTTGttttcaagtcaatgtgtcagttCTCGCCGCCTGGCTTCTATATTTAGTGGTCGACACAACAAGGCGGTTCAATTGAGCTAAAATCTTCTTGTatgggacaggaagtcatgcataaacacaaaataaatgttccagtttactttcaaagtaaaatattgtGTCTAAGGCGGATGGTATTCTACACTTTGAAAAGTTCTAATGGACATGaggtcaacttgtcaaaggttttcagacctAATTTCACCTCCTTGACACAAAGAACGAAAAAATGCTGATTCTAAAAGGcccaaaattaaagaatcatATAACAGGCATATTAGGCAGCTATATGGGGGCATGTGTCAATTACCAGCTGATACGAGGGCGGGGTTAGAAGGAGGTGAATAAGATGTATGTGTGTACAACGCAcgccagggatgatgttactgttgtgttgttgcctgcgacaaaaaaaaatgtaattgtggttctgcaaggcaaaactgtCGTCTTTTTCACGAGTCAAGTCCGTGCCGTCACAGGCACTTGAATGTGTGAATTGATGGACGGCAAGGCTCGAGACACGATCTCGAATGGCAGGACCGACTATTTGCTTCTGCTCCTCTTGAAGGACATAATAAACTGTTTGTGTTAAAGCGGaactggactttttttttaaatgttgcctatcgttcacaatcactatgaaaGACACGACGACGGATGTCTTTTTTTTAGCATTCATTctaacatgacttcctgtcccacaCAAACAGATTTCAGGTCAATTGAGCCGCTGTGCGCAGGCGGTTGAAACTGAAACATTGACTTCAATAAAAATGATTCTCCTAGGGTTTAAAGCAATGTGTACATTAAAAGTGAGCGTTGTATAAAAATGACTAGTTCCATCTCCAACATTAAAGCGAGTGTCGCTAACACAGGAAAACGTGTGGAGGAGAATTGCAAGTAGCCGAAacaaaagattgtgaatgactgacaggaggctcactttgttcatgtaccgtatttttcggactatagggcgcacttaaaagcctttcattttctcaaaactcgaaagtgcgccttataacccggtgcgcctaatgtacggaataattctgtttgtgcttactgacctcgaagaaattttatttggtacatggtgtaaagataagtgtgaccagtaatggtagtcacacataagagatacctgttgactgcaatatgacgccagtaaacaacaccaaaacgttatgttccattgaaaataaagaacattacacacggcgctcaaaaatctgtcaaaatgttttagtatgattttgaagccgcactgcttgatggattgtcggcccattacggctaccgtagtcagagatacaagtattactatggtgtgtgtataaggattgcaaaatggcacccattagcagacattatctgctgttttgtttcacaatattatgcaaaaccaacttttcttaccttctggtacctgctgatctgtatgagatctgcataagtcctgaaaatgtgtgcatgtCCGTGCCgatgccatagtcgataagcatattctttttctctatcttctagttatgggacattcaccctctgctgttgccatttctaatataaagtagtggaaagttcttacttatatctgtcagtaaactcgccatgaaaacactaaaacagtgtagtgagtttacattattcacccacggaactttagttatgagagttccggtcggacggtttttcacgggacacatttcgggcgttgttgttgcactagagagccaaggatgaggagatgctgcttcgttattgattgaagtaaagtctgaatgtcattaaaacagttcgctccatcttttgacacttcttccactcccgtccttgcacgctacaccgctacaacaaagatgacggggagaagacgctgtcgaaggtgagccacgtaaataagattgcccacaaaacggcgcatccttaaacgactgtcagaaagcgacttgaagatgatctgtaaaacatcatctatgcaacattttgaccaaagaaccaccattatatgttatgtagaccacaaggaagtcttttacgtttagaaaaaaataataataatatgactcctttaatgcggctTATAATCCAatgtgatttatatatatatatatatatatatatatatatatatatatatatatatatatatatatatatatatatatatatatatatatatatatatgaaaaaaaattaaaataaaactaaaataaaccaattatcggcagtacgccttatatgccggtgtgccctatggtccgaaaaatactgtaatatttacGTACTTTTGCTCATTagcacattcatttaaaaaatgcatcacaacttttttttttaaacaacatcactgaatattacacactgcagacttaatgaaagccaacaattataataaaacatcacttactgtacaaggtctgctgtcacaaAGATGCAGACTGATAAAatgttgttatattcccgtttagataaagaatgactcaAAATTGTGGCACGGAAAAGGGGGGTGaagccaagcgtcttttcgtgtcgttcaccattgccgggtctaaattggctgtcaaatggtaccaacttgtcagagtacgtcctcatccttctactatccaggtgagaggcacgattCATGATCTGGAATAATCTTTCACCAGCACCGAGCCGAGGAAGGAGCTCACCAGCCGGTGATGTAAACATAGACATacaagctataaatagtttgtctgcgttagcacttataataacaatatcactaatacttggttgctATTCAAGCCAccaaatgcaaatggagtattgttggcgctttttggatggttatagaggacctcccattggctccattgcaagtggacttttatttacatttatgagttagaaagtgatttacaaatatatatatccatcgtcatgtttttataatgattgtgaacgataaaaaaaattccccccaaaaagtgcagttcccctctaaattccagtgattagatttaagacttgaagtctatgagcatgaagtgatgaagcctacttggatgagaggacaaacgtcttctaagacaaagtgaacagtccagttgtgatggattgaatgccctgagaataaaatgatatgtggatgttgtgcttacttggactgtgatgaagctgtgaggactcaggtggtttgtcttcatgctcttcagtcttcacagagacaacagtcagtggaaacgtggtgacatcatcatcctcctgccctagaagacactctccctcctgagtgatccacacttcctcctcttcctctttaatgtgggggggctgctggacgtctgttgggtaaataagtaaataagataaagagagcatataaatagttttggactgacacggttaacacaatgacattatttgtgttctttcctgtgttgtgttaaaagtgtgtagcaaaacaaccaataaatACGCAGGAAATACCTGCTTTTGTCCCAGccacaaaaatgaatttaaaagtgaGTCAAAAATAGACTTAGAAATTTGATGGGGGggcaatttgaatttttttttttataagtacgAGTCAGCATCAattgaggcattcttaactttacactcactggtgtaaagtgtgtaaatattttatCGTGTATACGGTCTATTACAACTAAACTTTATCTCTAAACTTAACCACAATCTTGTAATGACATAGTCTTTACCATAACTTCAATATAATGGAATTAAAAAATCTAATtccaaaatcacttaaatagTATGTTATTGTCATCatgcaaaatacttttttgtggtcattttgttggctgggccaaaaggaacttttaccaaaacatgttttactatgtggtgctttatggagtatctccatcaacaattcctctttaggaattggagaccatctacgacacgctgaaggaaagtcagtcacATTTATGCTCTTTTAATAAATCAAGTGTTGACTACTTTGGttattgaaaataattgtttacgTTCATTTATTGAGGCATGTAAGTCAGGTTTAGGAAGTTAAATTATAACTTTAATTAGATTTGATTACAGTATAACATGTATTTTGTGAGTGTGTGAGTTtcgtgtaaacatgttgatacaggtttacatcttcttggggactggaacacagatatgtcccgaaaggatgcacccatttt from Entelurus aequoreus isolate RoL-2023_Sb linkage group LG14, RoL_Eaeq_v1.1, whole genome shotgun sequence carries:
- the LOC133664532 gene encoding oocyte zinc finger protein XlCOF6-like, producing the protein MCERTIAKYEEELCPTKEEKERQHQLMDAQVVLHRTDVQQPPHIKEEEEEVWITQEGECLLGQEDDDVTTFPLTVVSVKTEEHEDKPPESSQLHHSPKVCEEQLLPEKHECSSRMVKEDPSKRKTRCHRPSGVSFSSLTQTLPCKKEEEDSLTPHLKEEEAEHSVTQEGDHLEGLVEFPVTGVPVKSEDDEVKGESEEKREAEPPSSSSTQHMTTEADGDHCGGSQADKLLAPLSDSEDTTSHSPDTDDEDSKDDKTCHTDNTHFKCSHCDKTFKYHSDLKRHMSTHTGEKPFTCSICSKGFVESHNLKVHMRIHTGEKPFICSICGKGFVQSPKLKVHMRIHTGEKPFSCSICGKGFAQRSCLKIHRTTHTGEKIFICSICSKGFVLSKYLKVHMRRHTGEKPFSCSICDKGFVESFKLKVHMRRHTGEKPFICSICSKSFVESCTLKVHMTTHTGEKPFSCSICGKGFVLSKYMKVHMRTHTGEKPFSCSICGKGFGESHNLKVHMRTHTGEKPFICSICSKGFVESCKLKVHMRTHTGEKPFSCSICGKGFVLSKYLKVHMKTHTGEKHFSCSICGKGFVESHNLKVHMRTHTGEKPFICSICSKGFVEIRRLKVHMRTHTGEKPFSCSICEKGFVQSHNLKVHMRTHTGEKPFSCSICEKGFVQSHKLKVHMTTHTGEKPFPCSICGKGFVLSKYLKVHMRTHTGEKPFTCSICNRSFCNQSNLVRHMRTHPGEKVLSCSVCGERLSSKYQCKKHKCAGENSSSK